One window from the genome of Periophthalmus magnuspinnatus isolate fPerMag1 chromosome 18, fPerMag1.2.pri, whole genome shotgun sequence encodes:
- the LOC117386697 gene encoding zinc-binding protein A33, with protein sequence MSNAFLEDQLRCIICLDFFKSPVSIPCGHNFCLGCIKRFWDTRHKAECPLCKETFKSRPNLRVNVALRDIVDQFKKLNKNPSKPMPPRRPRLPKVPSKSDDVYCDKCVREGASERTQALKSCLLCRESYCEQHLGPHLRDPVLTRHLLTDPGTFSSSHTCRRHNFLFHMFCQTDQTLVCPKCTEREHKNHEIIPIDLESRRIRNEMKKAEVDFLHLAQARTNKIQEINQSLNMSRHQKEEELQRSLQVYSTLKTAIENHQGALIMEAEAKQEDIAKRAQDMQKELNQEINDIKRRRGEMHQLELIDDPLHLIQTFPSLMVPTFTNDFSQMKLQTSTPVSAVRVVFSKMVEFCQELQKQLTAEEVNMITQYAVDVTLDPFTAAGWLVLSPDGKKVSVNEQQRRSSLYDDPKRFDSCVSVLGKQSFTTGRHFWVVQVGDKTDWDLGIARESINRKGAITVRPDYGFWAICRRKSGNLSACTSPSVAIPLRDTPQSIGIFLDYEEDEVSFYDIENKVHIYTFTECGFNEALYPYFNPCLRDGGKNAGPLVIVPVEMVITGGNLIL encoded by the exons ATGTCTAATGCGTTCTTGGAGGACCAACTCCGCTGCATCATTTGCCTGGACTTTTTTAAGAGCCCGGTGTCGATCCCGTGTGGACATAACTTCTGCCTGGGATGCATCAAACGCTTCTGGGACACGCGGCACAAAGCCGAGTGCCCCCTGTGCAAAGAGACGTTTAAGAGCCGACCTAATCTGCGTGTCAACGTGGCGCTCAGGGACATCGTGGACCAGTTCAAGAA GTTGAACAAAAACCCCAGTAAACCCATGCCACCTCGTCGCCCTCGTCTCCCGAAGGTGCCCTCCAAATCGGACGACGTTTACTGCGATAAGTGCGTGCGGGAGGGTGCGAGCGAGCGAACGCAGGCACTGAAGTCGTGTTTGTTGTGCCGAgagtcttactgtgagcagcaCCTGGGCCCCCACCTGAGGGACCCGGTTCTGACCCGACACCTGCTGACCGACCCGGGCACCTTCAGCTCCAGCCACACCTGCCGTCGACACAACTTCCTCTTCCACATGTTTTGCCAGACGGACCAGACACTCGTTTGCCCCAAATGCACCGAGCGCGAGCACAAGAACCATGAAATCATCCCCATCGACCTGGAGAGCCGCCGCATCAGG AATGAAATGAAGAAAGCTGAGGTGGACTTTCTTCACTTGGCCCAGGCTCGAACAAACAAGATTCAGGAGATTAACCAAAGCTTGAACATGAGCAGA CACCAAAAAGAAGAGGAGTTGCAAAGGTCTTTGCAGGTTTACTCGACCTTGAAGACAGCCATAGAGAACCACCAGGGGGCACTGATCATGGAGGCCGAGGCCAAACAGGAGGACATTGCAAAGAGAGCCCAGGACATGCAgaaggaactgaaccaggaaatTAACGATATCAAGAGACGACGAGGAGAAATGCACCAACTGGAGCTCATCGACGACCCCCTGCATCTCATACAG ACTTTTCCATCTCTCATGGTCCCAACTTTCACTAATGACTTTTCCCAAATGAAGCTTCAGACGAGCACCCCTGTCAGTGCTGTGAGAGTCGTCTTCTCCAAGATGGTGGAATTCTGCCAGGAGCTCCAGAAACAGCTGACTGCAGAGG AGGTCAACATGATCACTCAGTATGCAG TGGACGTGACTCTGGACCCCTTCACAGCGGCTGGGTGGCTTGTCCTGTCTCCAGATGGGAAAAAG GTGAGCGTGAACGAACAGCAGAGGCGCAGTTCTCTTTATGACGACCCGAAGAGGTTTGACTCCTGTGTTTCTGTTCTGGGCAAACAAAGCTTCACCACAGGCCGACACTTCTGGGTGGTACAG GTGGGCGATAAAACCGACTGGGACCTGGGAATCGCTAGAGAATCGATAAACCGCAAGGGAGCGATCACGGTGCGTCCCGATTACGGCTTCTGGGCCATCTGTCGCCGTAAGAGCGGGAATCTGAGCGCGTGCACCAGCCCCTCTGTGGCCATCCCCCTACGGGACACCCCCCAGAGCATCGGCATCTTCCTGGACTACGAAGAGGACGAGGTTTCGTTCTACGACATTGAGAACAAAGTGCACATCTACACCTTCACCGAGTGCGGCTTCAACGAGGCGCTATACCCGTACTTCAACCCCTGTCTCCGGGACGGGGGGAAGAACGCCGGCCCCCTGGTCATCGTCCCTGTGGAGATGGTGATCACAGGTGGAAATTTGATACTATGA